One window of the Equus asinus isolate D_3611 breed Donkey chromosome 28, EquAss-T2T_v2, whole genome shotgun sequence genome contains the following:
- the MLYCD gene encoding malonyl-CoA decarboxylase, mitochondrial, producing MRGLGPGLRARRLLPLRLLPRPPGPRLWSGPAAVAGALERAMDELLRRAVPATPVYELREKTPAPAEGQCADFVSFYGGLAEAAERAELLGRLARGFGVDHGQVAEQSAGVLQLRHQPREAAVLLQAEDRLRYALVPRYRGLFHHISKLDGGVRFLVRLRADLLEAQALKLVEGPHVREMNGVLKGMLSEWFSSGFLNLERVTWHSPCEVLQKISESEAVHPVKSWMDMKQRVGPYRRCYFFSHCSTPGEPLVVLHLALTSEISSNIQAIVKEHPPSETEEKNKIAAAIFYSISLTQQGLQGVELGTFLIKRVVKELQKEFPHLGTFSSLSPIPGFTKWLLGVLNAQAKDHGRSELFAESESKEISEILGGPVNETLKALLSSNEWVQSERLVRALQAPLMRLCAWYLYGEKHRGYALNPVANFHLQNGAVMWRLNWMADASLRGISSSCGLMVNYRYYLEDTAINSTAYLGSKTIKASEQVLSLVAQFQKNSKL from the exons ATGCGAGGCCTCGGGCCAGGGCTGAGGGCGCGGCGTCTCCTCCCGCTGCGGCTCCTGCCACGGCCGCCCGGACCCCGGCTGTGGAGCGGGCCGGCGGCGGTGGCGGGCGCCCTAGAGCGGGCCATGGACGAGCTGCTGCGCCGCGCCGTGCCGGCCACGCCCGTCTACGAGCTGCGCGAGAAGACGCCGGCGCCCGCCGAGGGCCAGTGCGCGGACTTCGTGAGCTTCTACGGCGGCCTGGCCGAGGCGGCGGAGCGCGCGGAGCTGCTGGGCCGCCTGGCGCGGGGCTTCGGCGTGGACCACGGCCAGGTGGCCGAGCAGAGCGCGGGCGTTCTGCAGCTGCGCCACCAGCCGCGGGAGGCGGCCGTGCTGCTGCAGGCCGAGGACCGGCTGCGCTACGCGCTCGTGCCGCGCTACCGCGGCCTCTTCCACCACATCAGCAAGCTGGACGGCGGCGTGCGCTTCCTGGTGCGGCTGCGCGCCGACCTGCTCGAGGCGCAGGCCCTCAAGCTGGTGGAGGGGCCGCACGTCCGG GAGATGAACGGCGTGCTGAAAGGCATGCTCTCAGAATGGTTCTCCTCCGGCTTCCTCAACCTGGAGCGGGTCACCTGGCACTCGCCCTGCGAGGTGCTGCAGAAGATCAGCGA GTCTGAAGCTGTGCATCCTGTGAAAAGTTGGATGGATATGAAACAGCGCGTGGGACCTTACAGAAGATGTTACTTCTTCTCTCACTGTTCCACCCCTGGGGAGCCCCTGGTCGTTTTGCACCTGGCCCTGACCAGCGAGATCTCCAGCAACATCCAG GCAATCGTGAAGGAGCATCCTCCGtcagagacagaggagaagaaCAAGATTGCCGCTGCCATCTTCTATTCCATCAGCCTGACGCAGCAGGGCCTGCAGGGGGTGGAGCTGGGCACCTTCCTCATCAAGCGGGTGGTCAAGGAGCTGCAG AAAGAGTTTCCTCACCTTGGGACGTTTTCAAGCCTGTCTCCTATACCCGGATTCACCAAGTGGCTCCTGGGGGTCCTGAACGCGCAAGCCAAGGATCACGGGAGGAGTGAACTGTTTGCAGAGTCTGAAAGTAAAGAGATCTCCGAGATCCTAGGTGGTCCCGTTAATGAGACCCTTAAGGCCCTTCTCAGCAGCAACGAGTGGGTGCAGTCCGAGAGGCTGGTGAGGGCGCTGCAGGCCCCCTTGATGCGGCTCTGCGCATGGTACCTCTATGGGGAGAAGCACCGCGGCTATGCGCTGAACCCCGTGGCGAACTTCCACCTGCAGAACGGGGCGGTGATGTGGCGCCTCAACTGGATGGCCGACGCCAGCCTCAGGGGCATCTCCAGCTCCTGCGGCCTGATGGTCAACTACCGCTACTACCTGGAGGACACGGCCATCAACAGCACCGCCTACCTCGGCTCCAAGACCATCAAAGCTTCCGAGCAGGTCctcagcctggtggcccagtTTCAGAAGAACAGCAAACTTTAA